A window of Perognathus longimembris pacificus isolate PPM17 chromosome 6, ASM2315922v1, whole genome shotgun sequence contains these coding sequences:
- the LOC125352791 gene encoding saoe class I histocompatibility antigen, A alpha chain-like isoform X1 — protein MAPRSVLLLLSGALALTGTWAGPHSLLYFQTSVSRPGRGEPRFIAVGYVDDTPFVGFDSDAANPRTEPRALWMEQEPGEYWEGQTRNCKSNAQVDRENLKTLLRYYNQSGDAPHTIQIMYGCEVGPGGHLLRGYYQHAYDGKDYIALNEDLSSWTAEDMAAQITKRKWERTGVTEQWRAYVQDTCVEWLRRYLGHDKETLLRTAPPKARVTHHPTSDHEVTLRCWALGFYPAEITLTWQRDGEDQIQEMELVDTRPAGDGTFQKWAAIRVSSGEEQRYTCQVRHEGLPEPLTLTWEPPAQPAISIIGLVIGLAVLVILAAVGGFMLWRKWNAGEKREGYDKAARDNSDQGSDASLRAEKV, from the exons ATGGCGCCCCGGTCCGTCCTGCTGCTGCTGTCGGGGGCCCTGGCGCTGACCGGGACCTGGGCGG GCCCCCACTCCCTGCTGTATTTCCAAACCTCCGTGTCTCGGCCGGGCCGCGGGGAACCCCGCTTCATCGCCGTCGGCTACGTGGACGACACGCCGTTCGTGGGGTTCGACAGCGACGCCGCGAACCCCAGGACGGAGCCGCGGGCGCTGTGGATGGAGCAGGAGCCGGGCGAGTACTGGGAGGGGCAGACGCGGAACTGCAAGAGCAACGCACAGGTTGACAGAGAGAACCTGAAGACGCTGCTGCGCTACTACAACCAGAGCGGGGACG CTCCTCACACCATCCAGATAATGTATGGCTGCGAAGTGGGTCCAGGCGGTCATCTCCTCCGCGGGTACTATCAGCACGCTTATGACGGCAAGGACTACATCGCCCTGAACGAGGACCTGAGCTCCTGGACCGCGGAGGACATGGCGGCTCAGATCACCAAGCGCAAGTGGGAGAGGACCGGGGTGACTGAGCAATGGAGGGCCTATGTGCAGGACACGTGCGTGGAGTGGCTGCGCAGATACCTGGGACACGACAAGGAGACACTGCTGCGCACAG CACCTCCAAAGGCACGTGTGACTCACCACCCGACCTCTGACCATGAGGTCACCCTGAGGTGCTGGGCCCTGGGCTTCTACCCTGCGGAGATCACCCTGACCTGGCAGAGGGATGGAGAGGACCAGATCCAGGAAATGGAGCTTGTGGACACCAGGCCTGCAGGAGATGGAACCTTCCAGAAGTGGGCAGCTatcagggtgtcttctggagagGAGCAGAGATACACCTGCCAAGTGCGGCATGAGGGGCTGCCTGAGCCCCTCACCCTGACATGGG agCCTCCTGCTCAGCCTGCCATTTCTATCATCGGACTTGTCATCGGCCTGGCAGTTCTGGTTATTCTAGCTGCTGTGGGGGGTTTTATGCTGTGGAGGAAGTGGAATGCAG GTGAGAAAAGAGAAGGCTATGACAAGGCTGCAA GAGACAACAGTGACCAGGGCTCTGATGCTTCCCTCAGAGCAGAAAAAG TGTGA